A window from Litorilinea aerophila encodes these proteins:
- a CDS encoding ABC transporter ATP-binding protein, producing MIKLRDLVATYTTVRGQVHAVDHIDLEIPHGIILGVAGESGCGKTTLMKVIYGDIGYPLSLTSGTVEYGFEDEEGEPVTTKTIRKHWFRRISYIPQGSMSSLNPVVRIRHQFVDFLPSNTNKAVVLEQIRDYVRRLDLPPEALDAYPHQLSGGMRQRIMVAMATFFQPDIILADEPTTALDVVVQKGILMLLMELQEEMQNTIIFVSHDMGVHYQITHKMLIMYAAKVVEFGDTDELFAAPLHPYTRLLIESLPTIGDPHLRQGIEGRPPSLWEELRGCRFAPRCPLATELCRNSEPELREVQPGRFVACHYAGDETLALGAGQILADTFSIASETPHLSED from the coding sequence ATGATTAAATTGCGGGATCTTGTGGCCACTTACACCACGGTTCGTGGCCAGGTACATGCAGTTGATCACATTGATCTGGAGATTCCTCATGGGATCATCCTGGGGGTTGCCGGCGAATCCGGCTGCGGCAAGACCACCCTGATGAAAGTGATCTATGGAGATATCGGGTATCCCCTCTCCCTGACTTCGGGGACTGTGGAATATGGGTTTGAAGACGAGGAAGGCGAGCCGGTGACGACCAAGACCATCCGAAAGCATTGGTTCAGACGGATCTCCTACATCCCCCAGGGTTCCATGAGCAGCCTCAACCCGGTAGTCCGCATCCGTCACCAGTTTGTGGACTTTTTGCCTTCTAACACCAACAAGGCGGTGGTGTTGGAACAGATCCGGGACTACGTCCGCAGGTTAGATCTCCCGCCGGAGGCCCTGGACGCCTACCCGCACCAACTTTCAGGTGGCATGCGGCAGCGGATCATGGTCGCCATGGCGACCTTTTTCCAGCCAGATATCATTCTGGCCGATGAGCCCACCACAGCCCTGGACGTGGTGGTGCAGAAGGGTATTCTGATGCTCCTCATGGAACTCCAGGAGGAGATGCAGAATACCATCATCTTTGTCTCCCACGACATGGGGGTGCACTATCAGATCACCCACAAGATGTTGATCATGTACGCCGCCAAAGTCGTGGAATTTGGCGATACGGATGAGCTCTTTGCGGCGCCCCTCCATCCGTACACGCGCCTGCTGATCGAATCGTTGCCCACCATCGGCGATCCCCACCTGCGGCAGGGAATCGAGGGCAGGCCGCCCAGCTTGTGGGAGGAGCTGCGGGGATGTCGCTTTGCCCCACGCTGTCCCCTGGCTACGGAGCTCTGCCGAAACAGCGAGCCAGAGCTGCGGGAAGTTCAGCCTGGACGTTTCGTCGCCTGCCACTATGCCGGGGACGAAACCCTGGCCCTGGGAGCGGGCCAGATCCTGGCCGATACGTTTTCTATAGCGTCCGAGACACCCCACCTCTCGGAGGATTGA
- a CDS encoding ABC transporter substrate-binding protein: MSQPGKYLRIIIFGLLMLLLAACQTPTEAGLSPAGAAGGQEQSDQQGTLTDVGTPRHETLVVQTFDRKSANPDQMNPLMQYAHWRGFRELGWGFLWETDTGTGESYPELAADMPEVLNPEHTRFRIKLKEGIYWSDGVEFTTDDIIYTLDTYFNEREKLTNANVNRIVNYIKSYQAIDRYTFEVETVNPSYDLHTVMGVYTWGSAFIPVPKHIFEKQPDVSQFRNTYPVTLGPYVVKEFDPNGFWQLWERREDWERSAWGWMGEPKPKYVLYKDFGPEETRVLAFVQNQYDVDTFMSPDSIKAAQERNPYITTFSDKMPYHNMDDACSYGVLMNQHKPPLDKAEVRWALALSLDLKEVGINALSGEFKASPLPMVDTRILRPIYFEPLIPWLQEFTLPDGYKPFDPNFAADLVARLAESGVPAEELPQGEEAISEAFGIGWWKYDPAEAERLLNSVGITKNADGVYTLPDGSVWELELVIPGDWNKVMQRVGFSIADSWRKAGIQVNARQVDNAEFSKVQNTNALLTTILNWTNCIFTPNYLNSWHSISLENLKAADATEPIVGNQYRWNNATVDALIKESKAMDQSDPKFRENGRAILQEFVKDMAYINIMNIPTTIPTNEYYWTNFPKQDNYYAVPYTWWSSFKEIVVNIEPTGRR; the protein is encoded by the coding sequence ATGAGTCAGCCAGGCAAGTACCTACGAATCATCATCTTTGGGCTTCTAATGCTCTTGTTGGCCGCCTGCCAGACGCCCACCGAAGCTGGACTTTCGCCGGCAGGCGCAGCAGGGGGGCAGGAGCAGTCTGATCAGCAGGGGACCCTGACCGATGTCGGCACGCCTCGACACGAAACCCTGGTTGTCCAGACCTTCGACCGCAAGTCGGCCAACCCAGATCAGATGAATCCCCTCATGCAGTATGCCCACTGGCGGGGCTTCCGTGAACTTGGCTGGGGCTTTCTCTGGGAGACAGACACCGGAACGGGTGAATCCTATCCCGAATTGGCGGCCGACATGCCAGAAGTCCTGAACCCTGAACATACCCGCTTCCGCATCAAGCTCAAGGAGGGCATCTACTGGAGCGACGGTGTGGAGTTCACCACCGACGACATCATCTATACCCTGGACACCTATTTCAATGAGCGGGAGAAGCTGACGAATGCGAATGTCAATCGTATCGTCAACTACATCAAGAGCTACCAGGCCATCGACCGCTACACCTTTGAAGTGGAGACGGTGAACCCCTCCTACGATCTCCACACGGTGATGGGCGTGTACACCTGGGGCTCCGCCTTCATCCCGGTGCCCAAGCATATCTTCGAAAAGCAGCCGGATGTCAGCCAGTTCCGCAACACCTATCCCGTGACCCTGGGTCCCTATGTGGTGAAGGAGTTCGACCCCAACGGCTTCTGGCAGCTCTGGGAACGCCGGGAGGATTGGGAGCGCTCCGCCTGGGGCTGGATGGGAGAACCCAAGCCCAAGTATGTGCTCTACAAGGACTTCGGGCCGGAGGAAACCCGGGTGCTGGCCTTTGTCCAGAACCAGTACGATGTGGACACCTTCATGAGCCCGGACAGCATCAAGGCTGCCCAGGAGCGAAACCCCTACATCACCACCTTCTCGGACAAGATGCCCTACCACAACATGGATGACGCCTGCAGCTACGGCGTGCTGATGAACCAGCACAAGCCACCGCTGGACAAGGCGGAAGTGCGCTGGGCCCTGGCGCTCTCCCTGGACCTCAAAGAGGTGGGCATCAACGCGCTGAGCGGAGAGTTCAAGGCCTCCCCCCTGCCCATGGTGGACACCCGCATCCTGCGCCCCATTTACTTCGAACCCCTGATCCCGTGGCTCCAGGAGTTCACCCTGCCCGATGGCTACAAGCCCTTTGATCCCAACTTTGCCGCTGACCTGGTGGCCCGGCTGGCGGAGTCGGGGGTGCCGGCGGAAGAGCTGCCCCAGGGCGAAGAGGCCATTTCGGAGGCCTTCGGCATCGGCTGGTGGAAGTACGATCCGGCTGAAGCGGAACGGCTGCTCAACAGCGTGGGGATCACCAAGAATGCCGACGGGGTCTACACCTTGCCGGATGGTTCCGTGTGGGAGCTGGAGCTGGTGATCCCGGGTGATTGGAACAAGGTCATGCAGCGGGTTGGCTTCTCCATCGCCGATAGCTGGCGGAAGGCCGGCATCCAGGTCAATGCGCGCCAGGTGGACAACGCCGAGTTCTCCAAAGTGCAGAACACCAACGCCCTGTTGACCACCATACTGAACTGGACCAACTGCATCTTCACCCCCAACTACCTCAACAGTTGGCACAGCATCAGCCTTGAAAACCTGAAGGCGGCCGATGCCACGGAGCCCATTGTGGGCAACCAGTACCGCTGGAACAATGCCACGGTGGACGCGCTGATCAAGGAAAGCAAGGCCATGGATCAGAGCGATCCCAAGTTCCGCGAGAATGGCCGGGCCATCCTCCAGGAGTTCGTCAAGGACATGGCCTACATCAACATCATGAACATCCCGACCACGATTCCCACCAACGAATATTACTGGACCAACTTCCCCAAGCAGGACAACTACTACGCGGTCCCGTATACGTGGTGGAGCTCGTTCAAGGAGATCGTCGTCAACATCGAGCCGACCGGGCGGAGATAG
- a CDS encoding DUF5060 domain-containing protein translates to MTESVEKWGIFELALSGPADGNPFTEVSFGARFRHKNRVVEPDGFYDGDGVYRVRFMPDTEGEWHYETVSNVDELAGHRGSFTCVPPTTPGNHGPVQVHNIYHFAYADGTPHVSVGTTCYAWVHQGDALEEQTLETLKQAPFNKMRMCVFPKHYPFNANEPPLYPYVRGEDGQWDFQRFNPAFFQHFETRVGQLRDMGIEADIILFHPYDRWGFATMPPEADDLYLRYVVARLAAYRNVWWSMANEFDLMKSKHEADWDRFFRIVQESDPYQHLRSIHNCRRFYDHGKPWVTHTSVQHSDLARVPEWREAYRKPVVVDECRYEGNIEKMWGNITAQEMVHRFWLGTIGGGYVGHGETYLHPEDILWWSKGGVLHGESPARIAFLRRLLEEHAPEGLDPVSREGASKGEDYYLFYFGVAQPGRFLFTLPEAHQYRLDVIDTWNMTITPVEGTYSGTFMLELPSKPFHAVQARRVDS, encoded by the coding sequence ATGACCGAATCTGTCGAGAAGTGGGGCATCTTCGAGTTGGCCCTCTCTGGCCCAGCGGACGGCAACCCGTTCACCGAGGTGTCCTTCGGCGCTCGATTTCGCCACAAGAACCGGGTCGTGGAGCCCGACGGCTTCTACGACGGCGACGGCGTCTACCGGGTGCGTTTCATGCCCGACACCGAGGGCGAATGGCACTACGAGACGGTCAGCAACGTGGACGAACTGGCGGGCCACAGGGGCAGCTTCACCTGTGTTCCGCCCACCACGCCGGGCAACCACGGCCCTGTGCAGGTTCACAACATCTATCACTTTGCCTATGCGGACGGCACGCCCCATGTCTCCGTGGGAACCACCTGCTACGCCTGGGTGCATCAGGGCGATGCATTGGAAGAACAGACGTTGGAGACGTTGAAGCAGGCCCCCTTCAACAAGATGCGCATGTGTGTCTTCCCGAAGCACTACCCCTTCAACGCCAATGAGCCCCCCCTGTATCCGTACGTGCGCGGCGAAGATGGCCAGTGGGATTTTCAGCGGTTTAACCCCGCCTTCTTCCAGCACTTCGAGACCCGGGTCGGGCAGCTGCGGGACATGGGTATCGAGGCCGACATCATCCTCTTCCACCCCTACGACCGGTGGGGTTTTGCCACCATGCCACCTGAGGCGGACGATTTGTACCTGCGCTACGTGGTGGCCCGCCTGGCCGCCTACCGCAACGTCTGGTGGTCCATGGCCAACGAGTTCGATCTGATGAAGTCCAAGCACGAGGCCGACTGGGACCGCTTCTTCCGCATCGTCCAGGAGAGCGACCCCTACCAACATCTACGATCGATTCACAACTGTCGGCGATTTTATGACCACGGCAAGCCCTGGGTCACCCACACCAGTGTCCAGCATTCGGATCTGGCCCGGGTGCCCGAGTGGCGCGAGGCCTACCGCAAACCTGTGGTGGTGGACGAGTGCCGCTATGAGGGGAACATTGAAAAAATGTGGGGCAACATCACGGCTCAGGAGATGGTGCATCGTTTCTGGCTGGGCACCATCGGCGGCGGCTACGTGGGCCATGGCGAGACCTACCTCCACCCTGAGGACATCCTCTGGTGGTCCAAGGGTGGGGTACTCCACGGCGAGAGTCCGGCCCGCATCGCCTTCCTACGCCGACTCCTGGAAGAGCACGCTCCCGAGGGGCTGGATCCGGTCAGCCGGGAGGGAGCCAGCAAGGGCGAAGACTATTACCTCTTCTACTTCGGCGTCGCCCAGCCTGGCCGCTTCCTCTTCACCCTGCCCGAAGCCCATCAGTACCGGCTGGACGTCATCGACACCTGGAACATGACCATCACCCCCGTCGAGGGGACGTACAGCGGAACCTTCATGCTGGAGCTCCCCAGCAAGCCCTTCCATGCCGTTCAGGCCCGTCGGGTAGACAGCTGA
- a CDS encoding ABC transporter permease, giving the protein MNSILRLKRDWFSLFLPSRGTQRRGLKLNLRLRLGLAILAVLVVASFTLPFFSDVDPMQQGTYAKNLPPSWEHLLGTNSQGQDIFWFLVFAMRNSLLLGVAVSFCVTVIATLVGLSAGYIGGWYERVVMLLTDSFIIIPVFPILIVLGALFRGRASFWLVGMILVIFGWAWGARTVRSMALSIREREFINMARFSGANTMQIILWEVFPYVYAYMVVGFINAILYAINTEAALAVIGLSNLEVPTLGSIIFWALNYNAMFIGQYTWIVAPVIATVLLFLGLFLTSTGYNELYAAKRGHS; this is encoded by the coding sequence ATGAACAGCATACTACGCCTGAAACGGGATTGGTTTTCCCTCTTCCTGCCATCCAGGGGGACACAACGCCGGGGGCTGAAGCTCAACCTGCGCCTCCGGCTGGGCCTTGCCATCCTGGCCGTTTTGGTGGTTGCCAGCTTTACGCTCCCCTTTTTCTCGGATGTGGACCCTATGCAACAGGGGACCTATGCCAAAAACCTCCCGCCGAGTTGGGAGCATCTGTTGGGCACCAATTCCCAGGGGCAGGACATCTTCTGGTTCCTGGTCTTTGCCATGCGCAATTCGCTCCTCCTGGGGGTTGCGGTGAGCTTCTGTGTCACTGTCATCGCCACCCTGGTCGGCCTCAGCGCAGGCTACATCGGCGGCTGGTATGAACGGGTGGTGATGCTCCTTACCGACTCGTTTATCATTATCCCCGTCTTCCCTATCCTCATTGTGCTGGGAGCGCTGTTCAGGGGGCGCGCTTCCTTTTGGCTCGTGGGCATGATCCTGGTGATCTTCGGCTGGGCATGGGGTGCCCGAACCGTACGCTCCATGGCCCTCTCCATCCGGGAGCGGGAATTTATCAACATGGCCCGCTTTTCCGGCGCCAACACCATGCAGATCATCCTGTGGGAAGTCTTCCCGTACGTCTACGCGTACATGGTGGTGGGTTTCATCAACGCCATCCTCTACGCCATCAACACCGAGGCGGCGCTGGCGGTCATTGGCCTCTCCAACCTGGAGGTGCCTACCTTGGGTTCCATCATCTTTTGGGCGCTCAACTACAACGCCATGTTCATCGGCCAGTATACCTGGATCGTGGCACCGGTCATCGCCACGGTCTTACTCTTCCTCGGTCTCTTTCTGACCTCTACGGGATACAATGAGCTCTATGCGGCCAAGCGGGGGCACTCATGA
- a CDS encoding ABC transporter ATP-binding protein — MKTILRTQNLRKVYKLGSLLHRIQIDALDSVNLSVQSDEPVIISLVGESGSGKTTLAKVILRLVEPTSGTAMVHDLPVAGEGANPDKEVFFRTVQPIFQNPFEAFSSHRTVDAYLESTALRVNRLDRRQAIHAIEEALASVGLHYGDVRGKYPNQFSGGELQRVSIARALIPRPAIIIADEPVSMVDASLRMNIINLFLQLKQEYRTSFLYITHDLATAYYISDYIAVMYRGNIVEFGDARSILTAPQHPYTQLLLASIPDKSRKWRREPMRLSDIETKEYRFTGCKFRNRCPLAMDICATQRPPAVHTPDGREVYCHALTEVTPVR, encoded by the coding sequence ATGAAGACCATTCTTCGCACCCAAAACCTTCGCAAGGTCTATAAACTGGGCTCATTACTCCATCGCATCCAGATCGATGCCCTGGATTCAGTGAACCTCTCTGTCCAAAGCGACGAGCCCGTGATCATCAGCCTGGTGGGTGAATCCGGCAGTGGCAAGACCACCCTGGCCAAGGTGATTTTGCGCCTGGTGGAGCCCACTTCCGGGACGGCCATGGTCCACGACCTGCCCGTGGCCGGGGAGGGAGCCAACCCCGACAAAGAAGTGTTCTTCCGGACGGTTCAGCCCATCTTCCAGAATCCGTTCGAAGCCTTCAGCAGCCACCGGACGGTGGATGCCTATCTGGAAAGTACGGCCCTGCGGGTGAACCGCCTGGACCGCAGGCAGGCCATCCACGCCATTGAGGAAGCACTGGCATCGGTGGGACTTCACTATGGCGATGTCCGGGGGAAGTATCCCAATCAGTTCTCGGGTGGAGAGCTACAGCGGGTTTCCATTGCCCGCGCGCTGATTCCACGGCCGGCCATCATCATCGCCGATGAACCGGTCAGCATGGTGGACGCCTCTTTGCGGATGAATATCATCAACCTGTTCCTGCAGTTAAAACAGGAGTACCGCACCAGTTTTCTCTACATCACCCACGATTTGGCCACGGCCTACTACATCAGCGACTACATTGCAGTCATGTACCGGGGCAATATCGTGGAGTTTGGCGATGCCCGCAGCATCCTGACCGCTCCACAGCATCCATACACCCAACTGCTGCTGGCCTCTATTCCGGACAAGTCCCGCAAGTGGCGCCGAGAACCAATGCGCCTCTCGGATATCGAAACCAAAGAGTATCGTTTTACCGGCTGTAAGTTCCGCAACCGTTGCCCTCTGGCCATGGACATCTGTGCCACGCAGCGGCCGCCGGCCGTACACACACCGGATGGCCGGGAGGTGTACTGCCACGCCCTGACCGAGGTGACCCCCGTGCGATAG
- a CDS encoding ABC transporter permease, protein MKLAQYIAARLGVYVVVLFMGITITFFLPRLMPSDPIENYIAQLQNQAGQTLSEAEVMQLRATLAELYGLEGSLFTQYINHLKRIFLTFDFGPSFASFPRPVSEFIWVALPWTLGLLTTTTFIAWSLGNFIGLLAGFFHNNRLATALEVVGVLIYPIPYYILALVFILVLAYIFPVFPLSTTIRPGPLTWSKIQMIATNSALPALTLITAGFGWNILSMKSLAYATKEEPYVTFARLKGVPPRKIMISYVFRNALLPQVTALALSIGMIFNGALLTEILFSYPGLGLLMRTAVGSGDYNMLYGTITMSIMAVATAALVIDLLYPLFDPRIRYK, encoded by the coding sequence ATGAAATTAGCACAGTATATTGCGGCCCGGTTAGGTGTCTATGTGGTCGTGCTCTTCATGGGCATCACCATCACCTTCTTCCTACCTCGCCTGATGCCCAGTGACCCGATTGAAAATTATATCGCCCAGTTGCAGAATCAGGCGGGACAAACGCTGTCAGAAGCGGAGGTGATGCAGCTACGGGCCACCCTGGCCGAACTCTATGGCCTGGAGGGCAGCCTCTTCACCCAATATATCAACCACCTGAAACGCATCTTTTTGACCTTCGACTTCGGGCCTTCCTTTGCGTCATTTCCCAGGCCGGTCTCCGAGTTTATTTGGGTCGCCCTGCCCTGGACATTGGGGCTGCTGACCACCACCACCTTCATTGCCTGGTCTTTGGGGAACTTTATCGGCCTTTTGGCCGGCTTTTTCCACAATAACCGGCTGGCTACCGCGCTGGAAGTGGTGGGCGTCCTGATCTACCCCATCCCCTACTACATCCTGGCGCTGGTTTTCATCCTGGTGCTGGCCTACATTTTCCCCGTCTTCCCCCTCTCGACGACCATTCGACCGGGCCCACTCACCTGGTCCAAAATTCAGATGATCGCCACGAACTCGGCCCTGCCAGCGCTCACCCTGATCACGGCCGGCTTTGGCTGGAATATCTTGAGCATGAAATCCCTGGCCTATGCCACCAAGGAAGAACCTTACGTGACGTTCGCCCGGCTGAAAGGGGTGCCGCCGCGAAAGATCATGATCAGCTACGTGTTTCGGAACGCGCTGCTTCCCCAGGTGACCGCCCTGGCCCTTTCCATCGGCATGATCTTCAACGGGGCACTACTGACCGAGATCCTCTTTTCGTATCCTGGCCTGGGCCTGCTGATGCGCACGGCAGTCGGTAGCGGCGACTATAACATGCTCTACGGCACCATCACCATGTCCATCATGGCCGTCGCCACCGCTGCCCTGGTCATCGACCTGCTCTATCCGCTCTTTGATCCGCGCATCCGGTATAAGTGA